Genomic DNA from Hymenobacter jejuensis:
AATGCTCCTGCGCCACCGAAATTGCGCCTTCGTGCCACAGGTTACCCACTTTGCGCTGGGTTTCCTGGAAAACATTCACGTATAGATCGCGCACATCCGTACCCCGCTTGGCTTCCTGCCGGATGAGCGTAAGCGCGTCGGTGCGGTTACCGGCCAGCAGCAGATTCAGGTACTTGGCTGCCAGCTCCCAATGCGGATTGACCAGCGGCTTAGGACTTACTGCCCGCGCCGATACGGGGACCGTCAGGTGCGTGATAGCCGAATTTAAATAGCTGGCCGTCAGGATGTAATCATTAATGGGCAGACGCTGGCTGAGCACTTGCTTCAGAGCCCCGAGCTGCGCGCGCAGTTCGGCGTCGCGCTCCACCGACGGCCCCGGCGACAAATGGCGCTCGTGTTCCAGATGGCCTTCTAATAGCGACTGGCTATCCATCAGTACCGAATCGGCCAGCGGGCGGCACAGGTGCTGAATGGACTGCCCCACATTGTACTCCTGGCGTGGCCGCGGCGGCCACACTCCGGCTTCGCTGGCATATTGCTCGTAAAGTCCGGCGGCGGTGACCGCTACTGTTGGTGCTTGGGCGTATAGCTGCTGAGCAATATGTTGCCGGCGAACGGGCGTTTTTGGCATTACTGACACGGAAAAAGCGGAGCAGCTTGGCTCCGGTTGAGCTTCATACGGCAAAATACCCAGGCTAGCCTAAACTCGCACAATTAGGCATCTTTGCCCCGCACACACCGGCCCGAGTACGAAAGAACTAGTTTACTAAAAACCAGACACTTCCCATGAAAATCCTTTTGGTCGAAGACGAGCCCAAAGTGTCGGCCTTTATTCGGCGCGGGCTCGAAGAAGAAAATTTTGAGGTGGAAGTAGCGTACGACGGGCACTTTGGCCGGCAACTGGCGTTATCACGAACGTACGACCTAGTTATTCTGGACGTGATTCTGCCCAACATAAGCGGTTTCGACGTCCTGAGCGCCATCCGAGCCCAGGATCAGCAAATCCCGGTTCTGATGCTTACGGCCCTGGGTACGACCACCGACAAGTTGCAGGGCTTCGACGGCGGCGCGGACGATTACTTAGTAAAACCCTTTGATTTTCAAGAGCTTCTGGCTCGCGTACGGGCCCTCACCCGACGCCGGGGCGGCGAAACCAAAGGAGCAGTGCTCACCTTAGCCGACCTCACCCTCGATACAGCCGCCAAAACCGTCACGCGCGGCGGCCAACCCATCAAGCTCACGGCGCGCGAGTTTGGCCTGCTCGAACTGTTTATGCGCCATAAGGGCCGCGTGCTGAGCCGGGCCGAAATCGCCGAGAACTCTTGGGAAGATGCCTTCGACTCCGGCTCCAACGTCATCGATGTGTACGTTAATTATCTGCGCAACAAGGTGGACAAGAGTTTCCCTAAAAAGCTGATTCACACTGTTGTAGGCATGGGGTACGTCATGCGGGAAGAAGAATAGAAGAACAAACGAGCAACATCCACAAACCGTTGATTATCATATGATTGCAATAAATATCGCTTCTAACGATCTCATTGCGAACACTTTATGACCATACGAAACCGCTTGACGTGGCTTTTTGTGGGCTTGGTAGGTGTCATTCTTTTTGGCGCCATTGCGGTGGTTTATATTCTGCAGGCGCACTACACCCACACCGAATTTCACCAACGCCTGCGCGACCGGGCGGAGGTAACGGGCTACGTGTTTCTGGAGCAGGACGAGCTGCGGGCCGAGGCCTTTCGGGAGTTTCAGCGCCGCTACCTGCGCACCCTTACGGGCGAAGTCCTGCAGATTTACGATGCGCAGCGGCGGCCACGCTTTATCGAAGAAGACGAACGCATCCGACTCTCCGACAGGATCTTAGCCCGCATTGTGGCGGAAAAGGAAGTGTACTTCGACATTGGAGCGCGGCAGGCCGTGGGCATTTTCTACGCCGACAACCAAGGCGAATACATCATTGTGGCCGCCGCCGAAAACAAAGCGGGTTTGGCCCGTTTGGAGCACTTGGCCACCATTCTGGCCGCAATTTTCGTGGGGAGCCTCATCGTGATTTACGTGGCCGGGCGCATTTTTGCGGGCCGCGCGCTGGCCCCCATTGCCGCCGTCAACGACCAAGTAGACCGCATTACGGCCCAGGATCTGCATCTGCGTGTGGATGAAGGCCTTAGCCACGAGCGCGACGAGATAGCTCGCCTCGCCCGCACTTTCAACCGCATGCTCCAGCGCCTAGAGGAAAGTTTCGAAGGCCAGCGCACGTTCGTCAGCAACGCGTCGCACGAGCTGCGCACACCACTCACGGCGACCATCGGTGAGATTCAAGTCTTGTTGGCACGCGACCGCGACGCTCCAGCGTACCGAGAAGCCCTAACCTCAGTGCTGGGTGAATTACAATCACTCAAGTCTCTCATCAACAATCTGTTGGAACTCAACCAGGCCAATGCGGGCGCGGCTACCGGCGATGAGATCCGGCTGGATGAACTGCTGTGGGAAGCCCGCGAAGCCATTGCGCCCGACCAGCGCCGCCGCGTTCAGATCACGATGGACAGTTTGCCGCCTAACCCCGACCAAATGGAAATTGCGGGCAACCGGCAGCTGCTGGGCCGTGCCTTTACCAACCTGCTCGACAATGCGCTGAAGTACTCAGACCAAGAGCCTGTGCAAGTGAACTTTAGCTTCCTGAACAACCACGTCACGATCCGGGTGAAGGACCACGGCATTGGCATTTCGGATAAGGCGTTGCCCAACATTTTCCAGCCGTTCTTCCGGGCCGACAACGCGCGCGGCGTGGTAGGCCACGGCGTAGGTTTGCCGCTGGCGCGCCGCATCATCGAACTGCACGGCGGGCAGTTGCACATCCATTCGCAGCTGCACAAGGGCACCGTTGCGGAAGTGATTTTTTAGTTTCGCAGGTGTTTCTACTGGTTAAGAACTGTAGTAATACACTGGGGCTTGTCCTAGATTCTCAATATACAATTATCTGACAATCAATATGCTATATAACGACAATCTCGTTCTAATCCGTTTCTAATGTGGCTCTAATGCCCCTCTAATATGCCGGCCGTAGCATTGCGTGGATAAACCGCTACGACTATGAACCGAATACTTTCTTTTGCCTCCGTTATTACTCTTTCACTTAGCGCAGGCTTGGTAAGTTGTTCGAAACAGACGGCCGAAAACCCAACTGCGCATACCCAACAATCGCCTTCAGCTCAGGATGTGGCGCTACTCGATACCGCAACCACAGCACCTGTTGAAAAACCCTTGGTGCTTTCCGGCCGCGTTGCCACCAACAGCAACACCAGCGCGTTGGTATATCCGCAGGTGGGCGGGGTGGTGCAGGAAGTGCGGGTTGGCTTGGGCGACAAAGTCACGAAGGGCCAGGTGCTGGCCGTGATCAAGAGCAGCGCCATCGTGGAGCTGCAACACCAGCATTCAGCTTCCCAAACCGACCTCGACATTGCCCGCAAAAACCTACAGGTGGCCGAATCGATGTTTGCCGACGGCTTGGCCTCGGAGCGGGACGTGACGCTGGCGCGCAAGGAGTTGCAGAAAGCCCAAAGCGGCTCTACCAAGTTCAGCAAGCAGATGACTGTGTACGGCGTGAGCAAAGATGGGCTGTACACCCTGCGCGCCCCGATCTCGGGCTTCATCACCGAGAAAAACGTCACCGACCATATGCAGTTTAACTTAGGCAACGTCACGAGCCTTTTTACCGTGTCCAATCTCGACGAGGTGTGGGTAATGGCCAACGTGTTTGAGGCAGACATTGCCAAAGTACAAGAAGGCCAGCAGGTTATGGTTAGCACCTTGGCTTATCCTAACCAGCAGTTCACGGGGCGTATCGACCAGGTTTCGCACATGCTCGATCCGGAAAGCAAAGTCATGAAAGTGCGCGTGCGGCTCGCCAACCCCGGCTACATGCTCAAGCCCGGGATGTATACCGAAGTCACCGTACCGCTTCACGAGCAAGAGTTTGCGATGGTGCGGCAGCAGGCCACTGACGCAACAGTAGTCCTGAATTAGCAAAGCGGCTCGAAGCGCTGCCGTAGAAAAGGAGAGGAAAATATTTTCCTCTCCTTTTCTGTTTTAAATCTTGCTCCATTTGCTTGAAACGGGCTTTTTTCAAAAAACAAAGCCCTCTAATGCGTTTCTAATGCACCTCTAATTTGGGCCTAATGTGGTGGGCGTACACTTGCATATAGAAACTCAAAAACCGAACATGCAACGCTTTCTTCCGCTTCTCACTTCCCTTTTGCTGCTAACGGGCGCTGCCAGGGCGGCCGCTCCGGAAACAGCTTCCGTAGCCGCTCCCGATACGGCCCGCCTTACGCTGGCCGAGGCTGAGCAGCGCTTCACGCAGAACAACCTCTCGCTGCTCGCGCAACAATACAACGTGTCGGCGGCTGAAGCCCAGATTGTGCAGGCTCGCCTCTGGGACAACCCCACCATTTCGATTGAGCAAAACACCTACAACCCGGCCACGCGGAAACACTTCGACGTGACCAAATCGGGTGAAAGCATCGTGCAGGTGCAGCAGTTGTTTGCGATTGCGGGCCGCCGCAAAGCCGCGGCCAAGGTGGCCCAGCAAAACGCTCTGGTTGAGCAATATACCTTCCAGGATTTGCTGCGCAACCTCGGCTACCAACTGCGCACCACCTTCTACGACCTGTATTTCAAGCAGCGCACGGTGGCCGTTTACGACAAGGAAATCGCCTCGTTTCGCCATACGGTTTCGCTCTACCAAGGCCAGTACGACAAGGGCAACATTGCTCTGAAAGAAGTAATCCGGCTGAAGGCCTTCCTGTTTCAGCTGGAAAATGAACGCCAGGCGCTACTCACCGATATCGCTAGCGAACAAGCTGATTTCCATGTACTTCTGCGCGACAATTCGGGCATTTATTACCAACCGGCAACTTCGCTGGTGGCGCTGCGCAACCTGACGCTCAGCAACTACAACGAGCAGCAGCTCGTCGATACGGCGCTCGTGGCGCGGGCCGACCTGAAAGCCCGCCAAGCGGCACTGGAGCAGCAAAACCAGAACCTGCGCCTGCAACGCGCCCTCGCCGCACCCGACTTGGCGGTGGGCTACGTCTATGACCGGGCGGGCAGCTACATCCCGAACTATAATGCTGTAACCCTGGGTGTTGCCATCCCGATTCTCAACCGCAACCAAGGCAACATCCGCGCGGCGCAAGCCCAGATTCAGGGCAGCAAGGCGCAAGCCGAGCAGCAGCAACTGGTGGTGCAAAACGATGTGCACCAAGCGTTTCAGCTGGCCCAGCAAACCGACAAGCTTTTCCAGGGCAGCGACCGCGAAACCGGCGACTTCGACCGCCTCATCACGGGCATCGAGCAGAGCTACGCCAAGCGCAACCTGACAATTGTGGAGTTTCTCGACTTCTACGAGTCTTACAAGAACAACTTGGTGCAACTCAATCAGTTGCGTGCCAACCGGGTGCGGGCTTTTGAGCAGCTCAACTTCGCCGTAGGACGGCCGCTTTTCAAGGCTGAATAACGGCCTTCCCAACAACGTCAATCCCATCAGCAACTACAGACCCGACGGCCCTCAGCCGCTCCTACAACCTTCTGAATATGAACCGCTTCGCTCCTTTTTTTCCATTAGTCCTGGCCCTTACCCTGGCGGGCTGCTCGCAAAAAGATTCGGCCGATAAGCCGGTGAAAGCCCAGGCCGGCTTCTCGCTCTCGGATACGATGTTGCGCGAAATCAAAATCGATACGGTGCACCCGCAGCCCGTACGCGACGAACTCACGTTGTCGGGCCAGATCGCAACCGACGGCGACAAGACCGTGAAAGTATACCCGCTGGTGGGCGGGGTGGTGGAGCAGCTCTCGGTGGAGCTGGGCGACCACGTCAACAAAGGCCAGGTGCTGGCCGTGATCAAGAGCGGTGAAATCGCCGACTTGCAAAACCAAAGCTCCGCCGCCGGCACTGACCTCGACATTGCCCGCAAGAACTTACAAGTAGCGGAAGATCAGTTTGCAGCTGGTCTGGCCTCGGAGCGGGACGTGACGCTGGCGCGCAAGGAGTTGCAGAAAGCCCAGGGCAACGTGGGCAAGTCGCGCAAGCAGCTGAGCGTGTACGGCGTCTCGGCCGACGGCACCTACGAGCTGCGCGCCCCCATTTCCGGCTTCATCACCGAGAAAAACGTCACCGACCACATGCAGTTTAACGCCGACAACGTTGGCAACTTATTCACTGTCAGCAACTTAGATGATGTGTGGATTATGGCCAACGTGTTTGAGTCGGACATTTCGAAAGTGAAGGAAGGCTACAAGGCCGACGTCACGACCCTCTCCTACCCCGACAAACACTTCAATGGCCGTATCGACAAGGTTTTCAACGTGTTAGACCCCGAGAGCAAAGTCATGAAGGTGCGCGTGCGGCTGGACAACCCCGGCTACATGCTCAAGCCCGAAATGTACGCCCAGATTAAGGTAGAGAATACCGAAAACCAAAAGATGCTGGCCGTACCCGCCAAAAGCGTGGTGTTTGACAAAGACCGCAACTTCGTGATGGTGTTCAAAGACCGCAGCCACATCGAAACCCGGGAAGTGAAAGTGCTCAAAACCGTCGGCGATCTCAGCTACGTCTCCTCCGGTCTGCACGATGGCGATAAGATCATCGCCCAAAATCAACTGCTGGTCTACGACGAGCTAAACGACTAGCGCCAAGATATAACAGGCTGATAACCAGCTTCTCCTTCTTGCTTTAGGAAGG
This window encodes:
- a CDS encoding response regulator transcription factor; its protein translation is MKILLVEDEPKVSAFIRRGLEEENFEVEVAYDGHFGRQLALSRTYDLVILDVILPNISGFDVLSAIRAQDQQIPVLMLTALGTTTDKLQGFDGGADDYLVKPFDFQELLARVRALTRRRGGETKGAVLTLADLTLDTAAKTVTRGGQPIKLTAREFGLLELFMRHKGRVLSRAEIAENSWEDAFDSGSNVIDVYVNYLRNKVDKSFPKKLIHTVVGMGYVMREEE
- a CDS encoding efflux RND transporter periplasmic adaptor subunit; the protein is MNRFAPFFPLVLALTLAGCSQKDSADKPVKAQAGFSLSDTMLREIKIDTVHPQPVRDELTLSGQIATDGDKTVKVYPLVGGVVEQLSVELGDHVNKGQVLAVIKSGEIADLQNQSSAAGTDLDIARKNLQVAEDQFAAGLASERDVTLARKELQKAQGNVGKSRKQLSVYGVSADGTYELRAPISGFITEKNVTDHMQFNADNVGNLFTVSNLDDVWIMANVFESDISKVKEGYKADVTTLSYPDKHFNGRIDKVFNVLDPESKVMKVRVRLDNPGYMLKPEMYAQIKVENTENQKMLAVPAKSVVFDKDRNFVMVFKDRSHIETREVKVLKTVGDLSYVSSGLHDGDKIIAQNQLLVYDELND
- a CDS encoding efflux RND transporter periplasmic adaptor subunit; the encoded protein is MNRILSFASVITLSLSAGLVSCSKQTAENPTAHTQQSPSAQDVALLDTATTAPVEKPLVLSGRVATNSNTSALVYPQVGGVVQEVRVGLGDKVTKGQVLAVIKSSAIVELQHQHSASQTDLDIARKNLQVAESMFADGLASERDVTLARKELQKAQSGSTKFSKQMTVYGVSKDGLYTLRAPISGFITEKNVTDHMQFNLGNVTSLFTVSNLDEVWVMANVFEADIAKVQEGQQVMVSTLAYPNQQFTGRIDQVSHMLDPESKVMKVRVRLANPGYMLKPGMYTEVTVPLHEQEFAMVRQQATDATVVLN
- a CDS encoding TolC family protein encodes the protein MQRFLPLLTSLLLLTGAARAAAPETASVAAPDTARLTLAEAEQRFTQNNLSLLAQQYNVSAAEAQIVQARLWDNPTISIEQNTYNPATRKHFDVTKSGESIVQVQQLFAIAGRRKAAAKVAQQNALVEQYTFQDLLRNLGYQLRTTFYDLYFKQRTVAVYDKEIASFRHTVSLYQGQYDKGNIALKEVIRLKAFLFQLENERQALLTDIASEQADFHVLLRDNSGIYYQPATSLVALRNLTLSNYNEQQLVDTALVARADLKARQAALEQQNQNLRLQRALAAPDLAVGYVYDRAGSYIPNYNAVTLGVAIPILNRNQGNIRAAQAQIQGSKAQAEQQQLVVQNDVHQAFQLAQQTDKLFQGSDRETGDFDRLITGIEQSYAKRNLTIVEFLDFYESYKNNLVQLNQLRANRVRAFEQLNFAVGRPLFKAE
- a CDS encoding sensor histidine kinase codes for the protein MTIRNRLTWLFVGLVGVILFGAIAVVYILQAHYTHTEFHQRLRDRAEVTGYVFLEQDELRAEAFREFQRRYLRTLTGEVLQIYDAQRRPRFIEEDERIRLSDRILARIVAEKEVYFDIGARQAVGIFYADNQGEYIIVAAAENKAGLARLEHLATILAAIFVGSLIVIYVAGRIFAGRALAPIAAVNDQVDRITAQDLHLRVDEGLSHERDEIARLARTFNRMLQRLEESFEGQRTFVSNASHELRTPLTATIGEIQVLLARDRDAPAYREALTSVLGELQSLKSLINNLLELNQANAGAATGDEIRLDELLWEAREAIAPDQRRRVQITMDSLPPNPDQMEIAGNRQLLGRAFTNLLDNALKYSDQEPVQVNFSFLNNHVTIRVKDHGIGISDKALPNIFQPFFRADNARGVVGHGVGLPLARRIIELHGGQLHIHSQLHKGTVAEVIF
- a CDS encoding cobalamin B12-binding domain-containing protein — translated: MPKTPVRRQHIAQQLYAQAPTVAVTAAGLYEQYASEAGVWPPRPRQEYNVGQSIQHLCRPLADSVLMDSQSLLEGHLEHERHLSPGPSVERDAELRAQLGALKQVLSQRLPINDYILTASYLNSAITHLTVPVSARAVSPKPLVNPHWELAAKYLNLLLAGNRTDALTLIRQEAKRGTDVRDLYVNVFQETQRKVGNLWHEGAISVAQEHYCTAATELAMALVHPYLMNNRPTQRRLLATTLSGDLHSMPVRIVSDFLEGDGWDAYFLGASTPINSIWPAMIAQRADLLVVGASMGHHVVGIRELIQEKEKYPECARMKVMVGGAPFNEDPELWKAVGADAYAADARQAVEVARELFVKAHSSSKSRPNS